A window of Xiphophorus hellerii strain 12219 chromosome 19, Xiphophorus_hellerii-4.1, whole genome shotgun sequence contains these coding sequences:
- the LOC116708996 gene encoding interferon alpha-inducible protein 27-like protein 2A translates to MGLETAAITGGAVGAMGAVLMAPVALSAIGFTSAGIAAGSYAASMMSAAATASGGGVAAGGLVAILQSAGASGFTAIANTVVASIGGALGTFVGAGFGWLSNIFQKRREQKKREEEMEALLFGIAAGALFLWSKR, encoded by the exons ATGGGTCTTG aaactgctgCCATCACAGGAGGAGCAG TAGGAGCAATGGGTGCAGTGCTCATGGCTCCTGTGGCCTTGAGTGCCATCGGTTTCACCTCAGCTGGGATAGCTGCGGGCTCCTACGCTGCAAGCATGATgtctgctgctgccactgctAGCGGAGGAGGGGTGGCAGCAGGAGGCCTGGTGGCGATTCTACAATCTGCAG GTGCATCTGGTTTTACAGCGATCGCCAACACTGTTGTGGCCAGCATTGGAGGTGCTCTTGGAACCTTTGTTGGAGCTGGATTTGGATGGCTGTCGAACATCTTTCAGAAACgaagggaacaaaaaaaaagggaggaagAGATGGAAGCCTTGCTGTTTGGCATCGCTGCAGGAGCTTTATTTTTGTGGTCAAAACGCTAA
- the LOC116708994 gene encoding histone H3.v1-like, which produces MASSTPRQALISNLKKKLISLSRDQLQMIASLTDDGPIHNVDVLSVPELYNLIVHFIGSEKLSSLEDEGMTQLHLLDDLISDLLASNVGAAGDDPSTPLRTQDGSASQSGCPNLSYSDRESAPPDTGIPFQPTHTTSNVNTQSPAHLDSDTHTPMSQTDRDCSPARLSTAATPAESPKERENDPQKQQDPPAQDSADKKSPSGSGNGNFFSKPAGKFFLAGSAVLGGIGAVALAPVVLGAVGFTSAGIAAGSYAASMMSAAAIANGGGVAAGGLVAVLQSAGAVGLSAAASTAVAGVGAGVGAGVGAGIGATAGLLAGNTNKQEEENKEGKDNKDKEEKNEGQDKDKEEKNEGQDKDKEEKNEGQNKDKEEKNEGQDKDKEEKNEGEEEEEEKNEEEEESGREYKKKK; this is translated from the exons ATGGCCAGCAGCACTCCACGGCAAGCACTGATATCCAACCTCAAGAAAAAGCTTATTTCACTGAGCAGAGATCAACTACAGATGATTGCGTCTTTAACTGACGATGGCCCCATTcataatgttgatgttttaagtGTACCAGAACTCTACAACCTGATTGTTCACTTCATCGGAAGTGAAAAACTGAGCTCATTGGAGGATGAAGGAATGACTCAGCTGCATCTCCTGGATGACCTGATTAGTGACCTGCTTGCCTCTAATGTTGGTGCAGCTGGAGATGACCCATCCACACCTTTAAGAACACAAGATGGATCAGCCAGTCAGTCTGGATGTCCTAATCTCAGCTATTCAGACCGGGAATCAGCTCCTCCTGATACAGGCATTCCCTTTCAGCCAACACATACAACCAGCAATGTCAATACTCAATCACCTGCGCACCTGGACAGTGACACTCATACCCCCATGTCCCAAACGGACAGGGATTGCTCTCCAGCAAGACTCTCCACTGCTGCAACACCAGCAGAATCAcctaaagaaagagaaaatg aTCCTCAGAAGCAGCAGGACCCACCAGCTCAGGACTCTGCTGATAAAAAGTCACCATCAGGAAGCGGCAATGGAAACTTCTTCTCAAAGCCAGCAG GAAAATTTTTCTTAGCAGGATCTGCAg TCTTAGGGGGAATCGGTGCAGTGGCGCTGGCTCCTGTTGTTCTGGGGGCCGTTGGTTTCACCTCAGCTGGGATAGCTGCGGGCTCCTACGCTGCAAGCATGATGTCTGCTGCTGCCATCGCCAACGGAGGAGGGGTGGCAGCAGGAGGCCTGGTGGCGGTTCTACAATCTGCAG GTGCTGTTGGTCTCTCTGCGGCCGCCTCTACAGCTGTGGCTGGTGTTGGAGCTGGTGTTGGAGCTGGTGTTGGAGCTGGTATTGGGGCCACTGCAGGGCTGCTGGCAGGCAACACCAACAAGCAAGAGGAGGAGAACAAGGAAGGCAAAGACAACAAGGATAAGGAAGAGAAGAATGAGGGGCAGGACAAGGATAAGGAAGAGAAGAATGAGGGGCAGGACAAGGATAAGGAAGAGAAGAATGAGGGGCAGAACAAGGATAAGGAAGAGAAGAATGAGGGGCAGGACAAGGATAAGGAAGAGAAGAatgagggggaggaggaggaagaggagaagaatgaggaggaagaggagtcaGGCAGAGAgtacaagaagaaaaaatag
- the LOC116708997 gene encoding interferon alpha-inducible protein 27, mitochondrial-like isoform X1, with protein sequence MEEEICKYIVVGAGGVATVVLTPALLAALGFTATGIASGSIAAKMMSLFALFYGGGIPAGGLVATLQSIVALPQLQHQLQHWPQQQRLHPKDQQHLQKPKQQFCSNDQAADEL encoded by the exons ATGGAGGAAGAAATCT GTAAATACATCGTTGTAGGTGCAG GAGGTGTAGCAACTGTGGTTCTGACTCCTGCTCTTCTGGCTGCACTTGGCTTCACCGCAACTGGAATTGCGTCAGGCTCCATCGCTGCAAAGATGATGTCTTTATTTGCACTCTTTTATGGAGGAGGAATTCCAGCTGGAGGCCTGGTGGCAACCTTACAGTCTATTG TCGCCCTACCGCAGCTCCAACACCAGCTCCAACACTGGCCACAACAGCAGAGGCTGCACCCGAAAGACCAGCAGCACCTGCAGAAACCCAAACAACAGTTTTGTTCAAATGATCAAGCAGCAGATGAGCTCTGA
- the LOC116708997 gene encoding interferon alpha-inducible protein 27-like protein 2A isoform X2, protein MEEEICKYIVVGAGGVATVVLTPALLAALGFTATGIASGSIAAKMMSLFALFYGGGIPAGGLVATLQSIGMTGLGWFGTGTAAGIGSIVGSMISSICNVTVKVEDSP, encoded by the exons ATGGAGGAAGAAATCT GTAAATACATCGTTGTAGGTGCAG GAGGTGTAGCAACTGTGGTTCTGACTCCTGCTCTTCTGGCTGCACTTGGCTTCACCGCAACTGGAATTGCGTCAGGCTCCATCGCTGCAAAGATGATGTCTTTATTTGCACTCTTTTATGGAGGAGGAATTCCAGCTGGAGGCCTGGTGGCAACCTTACAGTCTATTG GTATGACAGGATTAGGATGGTTTGGAACTGGAACAGCGGCTGGTATTGGAAGTATAGTAGGGTCGATGATATCAAGCATTTGTAATGTAACTGTAAAAGTAGAAGACAGTCCATAG
- the LOC116708998 gene encoding interferon alpha-inducible protein 27-like protein 2A translates to MGLLTIAAASALGAGGAAVAAPFVLGAIGFTSAGIAAGSYAASMMSGAAIANGGGVAAGSAVAILQSAGMAGLGTAATSAVAGAGGVLTGLVALIF, encoded by the exons ATGGGTCTCT tAACGATTGCAGCAGCGTCAGCTCTCGGTGCTG GCGGGGCGGCCGTAGCAGCACCTTTTGTTCTGGGAGCCATCGGGTTCACCAGCGCAGGAATAGCGGCGGGCTCCTATGCCGCATCGATGATGTCTGGAGCAGCCATCGCTAATGGCGGCGGCGTGGCAGCAGGGAGTGCTGTGGCTATTTTACAGTCAGCCG GGATGGCTGGTCTGGGTACAGCTGCCACATCTGCTGTGGCCGGTGCTGGAGGGGTGCTTACAGGACTTGTGGCCCTCATTTTTTAA
- the LOC116708541 gene encoding interferon alpha-inducible protein 27-like protein 2A yields MDPIVGAAVALVAAPFALTAVGFTSGGIAAGSYAASMMSSAAVANGGGVAAGSVVAVLQSAGAAGLSGATSAVVASAGAAAGWVASFFG; encoded by the exons ATGGATCCAA TTGTGGGAGCAG CAGTGGCATTAGTCGCAGCACCTTTCGCTCTGACAGCTGTAGGTTTCACGTCAGGTGGGATAGCAGCAGGTTCCTACGCTGCGAGCATGATGTCTTCAGCAGCAGTTGCCAACGGAGGCGGAGTGGCAGCTGGAAGCGTGGTTGCTGTTTTGCAATCAGCAG GTGCTGCTGGTTTGTCAGGCGCCACCAGTGCAGTTGTAGCCAGTGCAGGGGCAGCTGCGGGTTGGGTGGCCAGCTTCTTCGGCTGA